The Pristiophorus japonicus isolate sPriJap1 chromosome 3, sPriJap1.hap1, whole genome shotgun sequence genome has a segment encoding these proteins:
- the LOC139260430 gene encoding interferon-induced protein with tetratricopeptide repeats 5-like, which translates to MSGTMVEYVLWMAEALEAIARNTGGRGLPVVPECSTAPLGAGPPMPTTHASQEEHLASGSEKVPTSGPSSRIRATTGSAFIPHNDAAPEERRRGFSTPATELKRPSSKSEGGQQGLQRAATAWSSNSREETSIARAERACNTQKDLLKVKLDWLQCHFTWGPQKENIDLDNMKSRLQDSIQAGVKYQARSYNHLAFVNCLQGNCEEAIQNLKEAEKILRENHEHEFERRSIITYGNYAWVYYHMGQLTEAQSYLDKLEMICKQFTDGSWYTALIPEVYGEKGWSLLTSAAQYYEEAKECFEKALEEDPDDTEWNVGYATALFRLEGFSRTPESGDRSQSVKQLRRVLELDPDDSVAMVLLALKLQEFNQKEEALKLVEQALQKSPDLPYVTRYAAKFYRAKGDVEKAVELLKKAFEITPNSTFLHHQIGQCYKKKLYRLIKYPGSKDPRNPAFQQKADLINKCKYHFEKAFEPRPLTSIKAQLDFAKICSLNKEFFETEAIYSNLLKLENIRQENKQQICLAVGLFELHQKRSESNAVTHFLEGVKVKYDSIEWRRCHENLEKIADRRLCINSRDSKALGVLGLLHQLDGKNCKAIECFEKALEFDCHNEEYLSALAELRLSIQTTLSFPAKTKHIFERCINTL; encoded by the exons atgtccggcacCATGGTGGAGTACGTTctgtggatggcagaggccctggaggcgatagccaggaacactggtggcagaggcctcccagtggtcccggagtgcagcactgcacccctaGGTGCAGGACCCCCAATGCCGACGACACATGcaagccaggaggaacatcttgcttctggctcagagaaggttcccacctcgggaccctcctctcgtatccgtgcaaccaccggctctgccttcatcccccacaatgacgCAGCTCCTGAGGAGAGGCggcgtgga TTTTCCACCCCTGCCACTGAACTGAAACGGCCCTCATCAAAGTCAGAAGGCGGTCAGCAGGGACTACAAAGGGCAGCGACAGCTTGGAGCAGCAACAGTCGGGAGgagaccagcatcgcgagagcggagcgGGCATG CAACACACAGAAGGATTTGTTGAAAGTGAAGCTCGATTGGCTTCAATGTCACTTCACATGGGGCCCACAGAAGGAAAACATTGACTTGGACAACATGAAGTCTAGATTGCAAGATTCAATACAGGCTGGTGTGAAATATCAGGCCAGGTCTTACAACCACCTCGCTTTTGTAAACTGTCTGCAAGGCAACTGTGAAGAGGCAATTCAAAACTTAAAGGAAGctgaaaagattctgagggagaaccatgaacatgaatttgaaagaagaagcatcatcacctatggaaactatgcctgggtatattatcacatgggccaactgacagaggcccagtcctacctcgacaagctggagatgatctgtaaacaatttactgatggctcttggtatacagcactgatacctgaagtatacggggagaagggttggtcactgttgacttctgctgctcaatactatgaagaggcaaaggaatgttttgagaaggctctggaggaagatcctgatgacactgaatggaacgttggctatgcgactgctctgttccgtctggaagggttttctcgtaccccagagagtggtgaccgcagCCAATCAGTGAAGCAGTTGCGACGTGTGCTGGAACTTGATCCAGATGACTCTGTAGCCATGGTGCTGTTGGCTCTAAAACTACAAGAGTTCAATCAAAAGGAGGAAGCACTGAAATTAGTTGAACAAGCATTGCAGAAGTCCCCTGATCTTCCATATGTAACTCGTTATGCAGCAAAATTTTACAGAGCAAAAGGAGATGTGGAAAAAGCTGTGGAGCTGTTGAAGAAAGCATTCGAAATTACCCCAAACTCTACCTTTTTACACCACCAAATAGGTCAGTGTTACAAAAAAAAACTATATCGACTGATCAAATATCCAGGCAGCAAAGACCCTCGCAATCCTGCTTTTCAACAGAAAGCTGACTTAATCAATAAATGCAAgtaccattttgaaaaggcatttgagCCCCGCCCATTAACATCTATTAAGGCACAACTGGATTTTGCAAAAATCTGTTCATTAAATAAAGAATTTTTCGAAACAGAGGCGATCTACAGCAATCTACTGAAATTAGAAAATATTCGCCAAGAAAATAAGCAGCAAATATGTTTAGCGGTCGGATTATTTGAACTGCACCAGAAAAGATCTGAATCAAATGCCGTCACCCATTTTCTGGAAGGAGTGAAAGTCAAATATGACTCAATAGAATGGAGAAGGTGTCACGAAAACTTGGAGAAGATAGCAGACAGGCGACTTTGTATAAATTCAAGAGACAGCAAAGCCCTTGGTGTTCTTGGGTTACTGCACCAGCTGGATGGGAAGAATTGTAAAGCTATTGAATGCTTTGAAAAGGCCCTGGAGTTTGATTGTCACAATGAAGAATATCTAAGTGCTCTCGCTGAATTACGCCTTTCTATCCAGACAACTCTCTCGTTCCCAGCTAAAACTAAACATATTTTTGAAAGATGCATTAATACTCTCTGA